In Saccopteryx leptura isolate mSacLep1 chromosome 12, mSacLep1_pri_phased_curated, whole genome shotgun sequence, a genomic segment contains:
- the PPP1R17 gene encoding protein phosphatase 1 regulatory subunit 17, whose protein sequence is MMSTEPMQSLELPEDRLDTLDPRRSHLEPDDLSDQFIQDCELKKKPRKGKNVQVSLNVEADQKKPRRKDTPAVHIPPFIPGVLSEQLLQRYEVQERRPKARTSPTLHNADPEQKKPRRKDTPAPHPSPFAAGLTLLREERSKVIMEDDEKDGDKIAI, encoded by the exons ATGATGTCCACCGAGCCGATGCAGTCCCTGGAGCTCCCCGAAGACAGACTGGACACACTCGACCCTCGGCGCAGCCACCTAG AACCAGATGACCTTTCAGACCAGTTCATTCAGGACTGCGAGCTCAAGAAGAAGCCAAGGAAGGGGAAGAATGTGCAGGTCTCCCTGAACGTTGAGGCAGACCAGAAAAAGCCGCGGAGGAAAGATACCCCGGCTGTGCACATCCCGCCTTTCATACCAG GTGTGCTTTCAGAACAGTTACTTCAACGCTACGAGGTCCAAGAGCGACGCCCAAAGGCCAGAACGAGCCCAACTCTTCACAACGCTGACCCGGAACAGAAGAAGCCAAGGAGAAAAGACACGCCTGCCCCGCACCCGTCCCCCTTCGCAGCAG GTCTGACACTGCTCAGGGAGGAGAGATCCAAAGTGATCATGGAAGATGACGAGAAGGACGGGGACAAGATAGCCATTTAA